Part of the Paenibacillus guangzhouensis genome is shown below.
ATGTTGAAGACCGTGAGGAAATACATGCGCCTATACGGCATATTCATCAAAAATTGCCTCATCGCTCAGATGGAATTTCGCGGTAATTTCATCATGAGCATCCTTGTGGAATCCGTCTACCTTCTCGCGAAGATGTTATACGTGCTCGTCGTGTTCCGTACCGACCTTCATGTGGAGGGCATCCCTCCGGAGGGACTGCTTCTCTTCATCGGCATGCACACGGTCGCGACGGGCATTTATGTCGGCTTGTTTTTTACGAATTTCATGAAAATTCCTGAATACATCAAAGACGGTTCACTGGATATTCTGCTGACGAAGCCGGTGTCGCTCCAATTCATGGCATCCTTGCGTTACGTCGATCTGGCGCTGCCTATTCCTGATATTCTGGTCGGTTTTGTGATGATCGTGATCGGCTGGCATGCCATGGCTATTCCATTGTCATTCCTGCAGCTGATTGGCTTTGCCTTGCTGCTGCTCGTCTCCGTCGTGATTACCTATTGCGTGATGATTATCCCAGCACTGCTGTCGTTTCTGTTCGTCCAGACGGGCTCCGTGTCAGAGATTGCCCACGCCGTCTGGGACGCCAACAATTTTCCGATGGCGATTTATCCGTCTTGGGTTCGCCGCATCGGTACCTTTGTCATTCCTCTATTCCTGATTACTAATTTTGGGCCGATGTTTCTGCTTGGGCAGATCAACTGGCTCCATGTAGGCTATGCGATGGCTGGTTCGGCGATGTTATTCGCAGCCGTTCGGCTGCTCTGGAAGCATGCCGTGAAGTCATACGCCAGCGCGAGCAGCTAAGGCGGCGCTTGTGCAATATATCATGGATCGGAAGTTCGAATCTACACTTGGAAAAGGAAGTGATCACGCATGCCGGATATTGAGACAACGCAAGGCCGCAGCTCGTTCAATTGCGTATTTCAGGAGCCGAATCGGATCGAAGTGATCGAGGAGTCGGTGGCGGAACCTGGGCCAGGACAAATTTTGTGCGCAGCGAACCGATCGCTGATTAGCGCGGGGACGGAATTAGCTTGCTTGAAGGGGCGTTTCGACGAGGGAACGGTCTGGTCGACTTGGGTTCGGTACCCGTTCTATCCGGGATACTCCATGGCGGCACAAG
Proteins encoded:
- a CDS encoding ABC transporter permease, producing the protein MLKTVRKYMRLYGIFIKNCLIAQMEFRGNFIMSILVESVYLLAKMLYVLVVFRTDLHVEGIPPEGLLLFIGMHTVATGIYVGLFFTNFMKIPEYIKDGSLDILLTKPVSLQFMASLRYVDLALPIPDILVGFVMIVIGWHAMAIPLSFLQLIGFALLLLVSVVITYCVMIIPALLSFLFVQTGSVSEIAHAVWDANNFPMAIYPSWVRRIGTFVIPLFLITNFGPMFLLGQINWLHVGYAMAGSAMLFAAVRLLWKHAVKSYASASS